The sequence TAAACTACTGCTtgcgtttcttcttttttttcatatcgtGGTTACATATAAGCTTAGGTAAAATATCTTGGGGATTATAtttcatacatttttcaaaaaaactTGGACATTGATTACCATAAgtatttttagaaaatttatcatattcatcatatattttttttttgtatttgatatatttataatattgatCACAATATTCTTATAGATTTCGGGAGACTTAGAAATAGGCAAAATATCAATATAGTAATCATATaactcttttcttttttcagtCAGCACAATCAAAAATAACTCTATCAGGTTTACATTTCTGATAATAATGTTCACTACTACCATCATTAATACGTTCATTCCATATATTTTCTAGTTCTTTATAAGCATTAACTACTTCTGATTTTTCCTTcgaacaataaaaaatatttaatgtaCTATATTCCCAATAATTCAAAAGTTTACAGATACTGAACACGTCAGTGTTATTATCTGATGCATTATTgtgttttaaataatttaaaatagctGCACAAACATGTCTTGCGTGTCTATGATGCTTTCAATTATGAGCTGTACCACAATATTCATCGTACTCAGTAGGTTTAATATCATTGTctaatttatgaaaaaaatttcttgaaattaatcattttttcacgtgaaaaatgtaataactaaatatgatgaaaaatgtaacattggttaaatatttacaccaAGGAAGGttattcaaaataatttacgtaACATGaaacttttatttaaaaggaatggtaatttttatttatagtGTACAAACATTACCTCTAGTTCTTCCCACTCCTCATTAGTAGTACCCGACATTATTAGAAATACATTAAattttgatgttttttaaaaatgtagcatatatacataaaaatcaTCTATTTTAGGCAAGAATATCACTTGTGACAGCTATgtttaatgatattttttcctagaaattacaatttttacttaaaaggCC is a genomic window of Plasmodium cynomolgi strain B DNA, scaffold: 0440, whole genome shotgun sequence containing:
- a CDS encoding hypothetical protein (putative), with the translated sequence MILNLLSTMNIVVQLIIESIIDTQDIICKLLNYWEYSTLNIFYCSKEKSEVVNAYKELENIWNERIND